GGGCGCAGGCACTGTTTTTCTTCATCTTCTTCAGGGGATAGTAAGTGTTTTTGTGGAACACCTTTTACGAAAGCCGTAGAACACGTCTCTCAACCTATTACCATAAAACTCGTTTTGCGCAGTTTCGGGTCGGAATTTTGCTGAAGTTTTCTGTGGGTGTTTGATGTAGTAGCTGGGGAAAGGTCGCTGCTTAGTGCTGGGCTGTGGATAGTACGACTGAAAGAATTTGGTGGGAAGATAATGCATCTTTAACCACTGTGGGTGCGGGGATTGCCGGGTGAACCGGGTAAAATCATTCCAGTTGTGGTTTATCAACTCTTTGGATACTTGTTAGGAAAACATGCGCACCCGTGAATCTGTCACTGAAATCATTAAAGCCTACGATGTTCGGGGCATAGTGGGGGAACAAATAACTGCCGACTTCATTCATGATGTCGGAGCAGCCTTCGGTAATCTTATGCGGGCAGAAGGGCAGACTGCGGTTGCGATCGGGCATGACATGCGCCCCAGCTCACCGGAATTGGCGCAAGCGTTCGCTGATGGGGTGCGTGCCCAAGGCTTAGATGTGGTCATGCTGGGTTTGACCAGCACGGATCAGCTGTATTTTGTTTCCGGGGTTCGGGATATTCCTGGTGCAATGTTCACTGCTTCGCATAATCCTGCGGAATATAACGGCATTAAAATGTGCCGATCGGGGGCACGCCCAGTGGGGCAAGAAACTGGGCTAGCTGCCATCATCGATATGCTTATCGCGGGTGTTCCGCTTTTCGACGGTAAGCCAGGTGGTCAAACCACCGAGGATTCCTTGGCAGCGTACGGCGAATTCTTGCGATCCTTGGTTCCGCTTTCGAGCATCCGGCCGTTGAAAGTCGCAGTTGATGCTGCAAACGGCATGGCGGGTCATACCGTTCCCGAAGTTTTCCGTGGATTGCCGTTAGAGATCATCCCGTTGTATTTCGAATTGGATGGCACGTTCCCGAATCATGAGGCTAACCCACTTGATCCTAAGAACTTAGTCGATCTTCAAAAATTCACAGTGGAGGTTGGGGCGGATATCGGATTGGCCTTTGACGGCGATGCTGATAGGTGTTTCGTGGTGGACGAAACTGGAAGTCCGGTGAGCCCGTCGGCGATTTGTGGGATCATTGCACAGCGCTATTTGGCGCAGCAGCCAGGCGCAACCATTATCCATAACTTGATCACATCGAAGGCGGTTCCCGAAATCATTCGTGAAACTGGTGGTCAGGCAGTTCGTACCCGCGTGGGGCACTCGTTTATCAAAGCTAAGATGGCCGAACACAACGCGTTGTTCGGTGGCGAGCATTCCGCGCATTATTATTTCCAAGATTTCTTCAACGCTGACTCTGGAATTCTTGCGGCAATGCATGTGCTTGCGGCATTGGGGCAAAGCGATCAGCCGTTAAGCGAATTGATGCATACATACGATCGGTATCATGCATCAGGTGAGGTGAATTTCCGGTTGGATTCGGCTGAGCAGCAAGCACAGCGCACCGCAGCTGTCCTAGAAGCGTTCGCCGAGCGCACGGAAAGCGTCGACAAGCTCGACGGAGTAACCGTGGATGTGAAGGATTCGCCCGCCTGGTTTAACCTGCGTGCCTCCAACACAGAGCCCTTGCTGCGGTTGAATGTGGAAGCGGACACTCCCGAAGCCGTAGCTGCACTGGTTGCGGAAATCAGCGCCATCATTGTGCCGCACTCGTAGCGGAATTCGGTGTAGCCTGTGATGTATTATCGCAGCTAATTGCCTAGATTAGGTGGGTCGCTAACCCCGGTTTTCCCAGGGGTGCGCGGTCATGTCGTGGTGATGCGTAGGATAGCAAGGTATGAATGGATATGACCCTCTTGCGGTCGCGTTTTACGATATCGCCCATGAAGGGGCACAGATCCGGGCGATCGCGGGCGCAATCGAATCCTCTATCGATCCCGTTCCCGATGCGTTTGGGGTGATTCGGCCGGGCCTAGCTAGTTTGGCCGGAGTACGAGCGCGCAGCATCGTGCTACTGTGTGCCGATGATCTCAGTGCTAAATGCGCTCAGCTGGCAGTGGCCATGGCTCAGCCGTTGGCAGTTCCTTTGGTCGTTACCGACAGCCTGCCGGGCTATATTGGTGCGCTAGATGTGCTGATTGTTCTGAGTGAAAAAGGCGAAGATCAAGCCATCGCGCGGGCAATGTCGCATGCGGTGACTCGGGGTGTGCCAACCGTGCTAGTGGCTCCAGGGGAGAGCCCATTAGCCACAAATGCACCTAACCGGGCCATCATTATTCCGCATTTACCTAATAGTGTAGGGCCAAGCCCGATGCGGGGATTGTGCTCGATACTTGCTGTTTTAGAACTAGCAGACCTTGATGTGTTATTGGTGGTGCAAAAACTTCATGATTGGGCGGCAGGGGTTGATGAAGAATTAGAAAGCTGTTCTCCGGAACGCGATCACATGGTAAACCCGGCTCGGCAACTAGCTCAGTTAAACGGCACCCTTGTTCACAGTGCACTTCACCCGGTTGGCCGAGGTGTAGCGGATCTAGCCGCGACGTTGTGGGCTATGAACGGTCGGGGTGGATCAGTATTGTCTATGCCGGAGCTCATGTATGCACAACGTAATTTTCCGCAGGCACAACCCGATATTTTCTACGATCCGTTACTCGATCCGAGCCCCGGCCTGCTACCGTTGAAGGCCGTTGTGTGGTGCGCGCCGGATAACCAGCCGCCTGGGCCGCCGGGTTCATTTTCGGTGACGATCTCGTCGCCGCTTGCGCCTAGCAGCGTGTTACGACTGGTAACACGTGCATTCGCCGCCACCGCATTTTTTAGTTTCGACAGCACCGATTCCGCAGATTACTAGCCGGAGCGGACTGGAAAAGTAGAAAGACTGACGTTTTTTCATGTTGCTTCTTCGTCCACGCACGCAAACCTATCCGTGGGGTTCTAAAGATCTCATTGCCAGGTTGCGCGGGCACACATCCGCATCTCATCCTGAGGCGGAGTTATGGTATGGCGCTCACCCTGGCGGTTCGGCCACTGTTGATAACCGGACGCTTACAGCAGTTATCTCTGCGGATCCCGAGTACCACCTTGGTACTTCCGTACGCGAGAAATATGGGGACCGGTTACCGTTTTTACTCAAGATTCTTGCCGCTGCCGAGCCGTTATCGCTTCAAGCACACCCATCGTTTGCCCAAGCTAAAGAGGGGTTTGCCAGGGAAAATGATGCGGGTATTGATATTCGGGCGCCGCATCGAAACTATAAAGATGATAATCACAAGCCGGAACTTATTGTTGCGCTCACAAAGTTTCACGCTATGGCCGGTTTCCGACCGCTTTCGCGAACTCGTGAGCTATTCGACGCGTTAAAGTGCCCCACCTTAGATCGGTGGGTGGGGATCGCCGAGGGGGAAGGCAGCGAAGGCGATCACCTTCGGGCGCTTTTTACCACCTGGATTTCAATCCCGGCAACTGTGCGTAAAGAGCTAATCGACGACATAGTTGATGCCGCACGCACAGTGGTTGCTGCGGGCAGTGAGGAATCTGATGGAACCGAACCGTGGATTATCGAAACGCTCAGCAACATCATTGAACTTGATTCGCGCTATCCTGGCGATGTCGGAGTGCTCGGCGCGTTACTACTGAATTATGTCGTGATTGAGCCTGGTGAAGCCGTGTTTTTACACGCTGGCAATTTGCATGCATATTGTAAAGGGCTAGGG
The nucleotide sequence above comes from Corynebacterium mustelae. Encoded proteins:
- a CDS encoding phosphomannomutase/phosphoglucomutase, translating into MRTRESVTEIIKAYDVRGIVGEQITADFIHDVGAAFGNLMRAEGQTAVAIGHDMRPSSPELAQAFADGVRAQGLDVVMLGLTSTDQLYFVSGVRDIPGAMFTASHNPAEYNGIKMCRSGARPVGQETGLAAIIDMLIAGVPLFDGKPGGQTTEDSLAAYGEFLRSLVPLSSIRPLKVAVDAANGMAGHTVPEVFRGLPLEIIPLYFELDGTFPNHEANPLDPKNLVDLQKFTVEVGADIGLAFDGDADRCFVVDETGSPVSPSAICGIIAQRYLAQQPGATIIHNLITSKAVPEIIRETGGQAVRTRVGHSFIKAKMAEHNALFGGEHSAHYYFQDFFNADSGILAAMHVLAALGQSDQPLSELMHTYDRYHASGEVNFRLDSAEQQAQRTAAVLEAFAERTESVDKLDGVTVDVKDSPAWFNLRASNTEPLLRLNVEADTPEAVAALVAEISAIIVPHS
- a CDS encoding MurR/RpiR family transcriptional regulator, encoding MNGYDPLAVAFYDIAHEGAQIRAIAGAIESSIDPVPDAFGVIRPGLASLAGVRARSIVLLCADDLSAKCAQLAVAMAQPLAVPLVVTDSLPGYIGALDVLIVLSEKGEDQAIARAMSHAVTRGVPTVLVAPGESPLATNAPNRAIIIPHLPNSVGPSPMRGLCSILAVLELADLDVLLVVQKLHDWAAGVDEELESCSPERDHMVNPARQLAQLNGTLVHSALHPVGRGVADLAATLWAMNGRGGSVLSMPELMYAQRNFPQAQPDIFYDPLLDPSPGLLPLKAVVWCAPDNQPPGPPGSFSVTISSPLAPSSVLRLVTRAFAATAFFSFDSTDSADY
- the manA gene encoding mannose-6-phosphate isomerase, class I: MLLLRPRTQTYPWGSKDLIARLRGHTSASHPEAELWYGAHPGGSATVDNRTLTAVISADPEYHLGTSVREKYGDRLPFLLKILAAAEPLSLQAHPSFAQAKEGFARENDAGIDIRAPHRNYKDDNHKPELIVALTKFHAMAGFRPLSRTRELFDALKCPTLDRWVGIAEGEGSEGDHLRALFTTWISIPATVRKELIDDIVDAARTVVAAGSEESDGTEPWIIETLSNIIELDSRYPGDVGVLGALLLNYVVIEPGEAVFLHAGNLHAYCKGLGVEIMANSDNVLRGGLTSKHVDVPELVRVLDFRAVTDPRIESEGGWFRTPAEEFALAKVEVDGTTEVICRGPRIALCTAGEISVAVGESEVQLNPTQAVWIAAGESEQITVSGRGQVFIATVNN